CTCCTGGTAATTGAGATTTTGCAACCATTCTATAAATATCACCTTCAGGAATAACACTCATTTCTACATTTTGAATAGCATCCGTTCCATCTTTCCTCTTTCCAGTAACTACCCCTACTCCGTGTTTCACGGCCCCCTTGCAATGTCTTGAAATTGCATCGTTAGGCTTTTTATATCCTAAAGATTTTGCTATATCAATTCCAACTGCATAATCTTTATTATTTACTTTAACCCATCTTATTACTCCAAATCTTTCATCTTTGAAAATTCTCAAACCATTCACTTTATTCACCTCTCCCTCAGATTTGATCCAACATAATTTTTAATTGTTAAATTTCCATGAGTAAATTTATTTTTAACTTTTTGTTGTTGTAGAATTATTCCGTATTATGAATTACACTGTGCCATTTTTCATTTCATAACACATATGATTACACCCTCTACACAGTCTGCATAATGACATTAAAACTATATACAAGTAATTTACTTCTTTCGTTCAATGCTTAAAGTCTTTCTACAGCCACTGCAAACAGGCACATTATTAAAATCGCTTATATCTTTATCACTTCCACAAAATATACATCCCTTACTATATTTCCTCAGAACAACATCATTATTAACTTTAACTATTTCTATTGGATCTCCTTCATTAATGTTTAATACTTTTCTCATTTCCTTTGGTATTACAACTCTCCCTAATGGGTCAACATTTCTTATAATTCCTGATGCTTTCATTTAAAACAACTTCCTTTCATACATTAATTTATTTAAAAGTTAATTTTCTCTTCACTTAAGTCTATAGTTATTCCTAATATCCTTCTCAATTTCCACTACATAATCTTTTGACATCTCATATATTCTCGAGGCAACTCCCTCATCAAAAGCCAGTAATCTATCAATAGAAAATTCACTGCTAACTATGATAGGTAGAAAATTCAAGTACCTATAATTGATAATTTCAAAAACTATATTAATATCACTGTCATTGATTTTCCCCTTGAAGAGGTCATCAATAAGTAGGACCTCGCATAATTGATACTTTGAAATGGTCTTGGTATAGTATTCTTCATCAATCATATTTTGCTTTATCTTTGTGATTACATCCCTATAAGGCATGTACACTACTTTGATCCTTTGTTTTAAAAAGTTTAATGCAACTGAAATGCTGCAATGAGTTTTACCGCTGCCAACTTGGCCACATAATAAGATACTATTTCTTCTCTTATCTCTAATTTCATCAAAATCTGTACAATAAGCTACTGCAGTATCCTTTGTTCTTTGTGATGCTTGATTCCAAACTTCAAAACTTGCGAAAGTAAGTTTACTTTGTTCAACATTGATTCCTGAGTACTTCCATTCATTCTTCAGCTTTTCAATTTCCCTGCATTCACAGGATACAGCAAGGGGCTGCATATGTTCCTGCGGCACTAAAATCCATCCGGTATCACTGCATTTACTGCACTTATATGAGGGTTGCTTCAAGTCTCTTTCTTTCAGCTTCTGTAAGTTTTCGTGGTTCCTTTGGCTTGAATCCTGCAAATTCATTTTTATCTGTTGTGTTACT
The DNA window shown above is from Clostridium beijerinckii and carries:
- a CDS encoding AbrB family transcriptional regulator, with amino-acid sequence MKASGIIRNVDPLGRVVIPKEMRKVLNINEGDPIEIVKVNNDVVLRKYSKGCIFCGSDKDISDFNNVPVCSGCRKTLSIERKK
- a CDS encoding AAA family ATPase, with protein sequence MQPLAVSCECREIEKLKNEWKYSGINVEQSKLTFASFEVWNQASQRTKDTAVAYCTDFDEIRDKRRNSILLCGQVGSGKTHCSISVALNFLKQRIKVVYMPYRDVITKIKQNMIDEEYYTKTISKYQLCEVLLIDDLFKGKINDSDINIVFEIINYRYLNFLPIIVSSEFSIDRLLAFDEGVASRIYEMSKDYVVEIEKDIRNNYRLK